A part of Acropora palmata chromosome 8, jaAcrPala1.3, whole genome shotgun sequence genomic DNA contains:
- the LOC141889569 gene encoding uncharacterized protein LOC141889569: protein MRRRRRPEVGFAQMRVLRMSPFVFSSSTARRRRNLQEKAVLGKTRIWRAVYTSMATSCLAEESEKTSTNKYFQWTTDHDVIMYWEVLVSEPYKFKLRTPERGQAWESVAQQLNSIHQPIFRVTTRSVRDRFSLLSTKYAHKLRMEEKASGIEVEQSELEKLIEEILEREKNAKNELESKEREKKSKAEKEKASAEEVRKQAMERMAKRKGDDEENREKKPKIRRSTADAIDYLREKSSNEYRN from the exons ATgagacgacgacgacgaccgGAAGTTGGATTTGCACAGATGCGCGTGCTGCGCATGTCCCCGTTTGTGTTTTCGTCGTCCACGGCTCGTCGACGACGAAATTTGCAAGAGAAAGCGGTTCTAGGGAAAAC GCGCATTTGGCGAGCAGTGTATACCAGCATGGCTACCTCCTGCCTGGCAGAAGAATCCGAGAAAAC aTCGACAAACAAGTACTTTCAATGGACTACAGACCACGATGTTATCATGTACTGGGAAGTGCTCGTGAGTGAACCGTACAAATTCAAGCTAAGAACCCCCGAAAGAGGGCAAGCATGGGAATCTGTGGCCCAGCAGCTCAACAGCATTCATCAGCCGATATTCAGGGTAACCACCAGATCCGTGCGTGACCGATTTTCGTTGCTATCGACAAAATATGCACACAAATTAAGAATGGAGGAGAAAGCTTCTGGCATCGAGGTGGAGCAATCCGAGCTAGAGAAACTGATAGAGGAAATTTTAGAGCGAGAAAAGAACGCCAAAAACGAACTGGAGTCAAAAGAACGCGAAAAGAAGAGTAAGGCGGAGAAGGAAAAGGCTTCAGCAGAAGAAGTCAGGAAACAAGCGATGGAGAGAATGGCGAAACGAAAAGGTGATGATGaggaaaacagagaaaagaaaccaaagatCAGACGAAGCACTGCTGACGCTATAGATTATTTGAGAGAGAAATCAAGTAACGAGTATAGGAATTAA
- the LOC141889717 gene encoding uncharacterized protein LOC141889717 — translation MAFKDLRNSLIISYDDGFINDEEFVLLYDLYSSKDLDFPYDAYAPFDLEELDGAECVAEFRFRKRDVRALADVLRVPDTITCEQGSVCTGIEGLCMLLRRMSYPCRHGDMIPRFAKPVPMLSMITNQMLDFIYNVHGHKVLNWNHDLLSPANLQMYVDTITARGAPLDNCFGFIDGTIRAIARPEQHQRILYNGHKRVHALKFQSIALPNGLIGNLYGPVEGRKHDAGMLVDSGLLHDLEQFAFNPAGQPLCVYGDPAYPLRVHLQGPFKHGVLTPQMEEYNAAMSAVRSSVEWLFGDVVHSFKFNDFKKNLKLFLNCVGKMYVVSVILRNAVTCLYGNLTSTYFDLPPPRLDDYFAQVLEEAGFSDLSIVNISVQYLSET, via the exons atGGCGTTCAAAGACTTGCGCAATTCGCTTATAATAAGCTACGACGATGGTTTTATTAACGACGAAGAATTTGTTCTTctttatgacctttattcTTCGAAAGACCTTGATTTTCCCTATGATGCTTACGCACCGTTTGACCTCGAGGAACTCGACGGAGCTGAATGTGTGGCAGAGTTTCGTTTTCGTAAAAGAGACGTACGAGCTTTGGCAGACGTTCTACGGGTTCCAGATACCATAACCTGCGAGCAAGGTTCTGTTTGTACCGGCATTGAAGGCCTATGCATGCTCCTAAGGCGAATGTCTTACCCATGTAGACATGGTGACATGATACCCAGATTTGCTAAACCAGTGCCGATGCTCTCTATGATCACCAACCAGATGCTTGACTTTATTTACAATGTACACGGACACAAGGTATTGAATTGGAATCATGATCTTCTCAGTCCTGCAAACCTCCAGATGTATGTTGACACTATAACAGCTAGGGGTGCTCCACTGGACAACTGCTTTGGGTTCATAGATGGAACCATAAGAGCCATTGCACGCCCAGAACAACACCAAAGGATTCTCTACAATGGCCATAAGAGGGTCCATGCTCTTAAGTTTCAAAGCATTGCTCTCCCCAATGGTTTGATAGGGAACTTATATGGCCCAGTTG aagGAAGGAAGCATGATGCAGGCATGCTAGTTGACTCAGGGCTGCTTCATGATTTGGAGCAGTTTGCATTTAATCCAGCTGGTCAGCCCCTTTGTGTGTATGGTGACCCTGCCTACCCACTTAGGGTGCATCTTCAAGGTCCTTTCAAGCATGGTGTTCTAACTCCTCAAATGGAAGAATACAATGCTGCAATGAGTGCTGTTAGGAGTTCAGTAGAGTGGCTTTTTGGGGATGTGGTTCATTCTTTTAagttcaatgacttcaaaaaaaatttgaagctCTTTCTTAACTGTGTTGGGAAAATGTATGTGGTTTCTGTCATACTTCGAAATGCAGTAACATGCTTATACGGAAACCTGACTTCAACTTATTTTGATCTCCCTCCACCAAGGCTTGATGATTATTTTGCACAGGTATTGGAGGAAGCAGGTTTCTCAGACTTGtcaattgtaaatatttcagTGCAATATTTGTCAGAAACATAg